In one window of Brassica rapa cultivar Chiifu-401-42 chromosome A07, CAAS_Brap_v3.01, whole genome shotgun sequence DNA:
- the LOC103830510 gene encoding V-type proton ATPase catalytic subunit A — translation MPAFYGGKLTTFEDDEKESEYGYVRKVSGPVVVADGMAGAAMYELVRVGHDNLIGEIIRLEGDSATIQVYEETAGLTVNDPVLRTHKPLSVELGPGILGNIFDGIQRPLKTIAKRSGDVYIPRGVSVPALDKDCPWEFQPNDFVEGDTITGGDLYATVFENTLMTHRVALPPDAMGKITYIAPAGQYSLKDTVLELEFQGVKKSYTMLQSWPVRTPRPVASKLAADTPLLTGQRVLDALFPSVLGGTCAIPGAFGCGKTVISQALSKYSNSDAVVYVGCGERGNEMAEVLMDFPQLTMTLPDGREESVMKRTTLVANTSNMPVAAREASIYTGITIAEYFRDMGYNVSMMADSTSRWAEALREISGRLAEMPADSGYPAYLAARLASFYERAGKVKCLGGPERDGSVTIVGAVSPPGGDFSDPVTSATLSIVQVFWGLDKKLAQRKHFPSVNWLISYSKYSTALESFYEKFDPDFINIRTKAREVLQREDDLNEIVQLVGKDALAEGDKITLETAKLLREDYLAQNAFTPYDKFCPFYKSVWMMRNIIHFYNLANQAVERAAGMDGQKITYTLIKHRLGDLFYRLVSQKFEDPAEGEAALVAKFKKLYEDLSAGFRALEDETR, via the exons ATGCCGGCGTTTTACGGAGGGAAGCTCACGACCTTCGAGGACGATGAGAAGGAGAGCGAGTATGGTTACGTTCGCAAG GTTTCAGGGCCCGTCGTTGTTGCAGATGGTATGGCAGGTGCTGCTATGTATGAGTTAGTGCGTGTTGGGCATGATAATCTGATTGGAGAAATCATCCGTCTTGAAGGAGATTCCGCCACCATCCAAG TTTACGAGGAAACAGCTGGACTGACTGTTAATGATCCTGTTCTTCGAACCCACAAG CCTCTTTCTGTGGAGCTTGGACCAGGAATATTGGGAAACATCTTCGATGGAATTCAG AGGCCTTTGAAGACTATTGCGAAAAGATCTGGTGATGTGTACATCCCTCGTGGTGTGTCTGTTCCTGCTCTTGACAAAGATTGTCCTTGGGAGTTCCAGCCCAATGACTTTG TCGAGGGAGACACAATAACTGGTGGTGACTTGTATGCT ACCGTCTTTGAGAACACTTTGATGACTCACCGTGTTGCGCTTCCTCCGGATGCCATGGGAAAGATCACTTACATTGCTCCAGCTGGTCAATATTCCCTTAAG GATACAGTGCTCGAGCTTGAATTCCAGGGGGTTAAGAAATCGTACACCATGCTTCAG AGCTGGCCTGTACGTACGCCTAGGCCAGTTGCATCCAAACTTGCTGCCGATACTCCTCTTCTTACGGGGCAG CGTGTCCTTGATGCACTTTTCCCCTCTGTTCTCGGTGGAACCTGTGCCATTCCTGGTGCTTTTGGCTGTGGGAAAACTGTTATCAGTCAGGCCCTTTCCAAG TACTCCAACTCCGATGCTGTTGTCTACGTTGGTTGCGGAGAGAGAGGAAATGAAATGGCTGAG GTGCTTATGGACTTCCCACAATTGACAATGACGTTACCTGATGGCCGTGAGGAATCTGTCATGAAACGTACTACACTGGTTGCCAACACCTCTAACATGCCTGTGGCAGCTCGTGAAGCCTCAATTTACACAG GAATCACTATCGCTGAATATTTTAGAGACATGGGCTACAATGTTAGTATGATGGCAGACTCAACTTCCCGTTGGGCAGAAGCATTGAGAGAAATTTCAGGGCGGCTG GCTGAAATGCCTGCCGACAGTGGATATCCTGCCTATCTTGCAGCACGTTTAGCATCTTTCTATGAACGTGCTGGTAAAGTAAAATGTCTCGGTGGACCAGAGCGTGATGGAAGTGTCACAATTGTTGGTGCTGTTTCACCTCCTGGTGGAGACTTTTCAGATCCTGTGACGTCTGCAACCCTTAGTATTGTGCAG GTCTTCTGGGGTTTGGACAAAAAGCTTGCCCAGAGGAAGCATTTTCCTTCTGTTAACTGGCTGATTTCCTACTCAAAGTATTCGACG GCATTGGAATCTTTCTATGAGAAGTTCGATCCAGATTTCATCAACATCAGGACAAAGGCCAGAGAGGTATTGCAGAGGGAAGATGATCTTAATGAAATTGTTCAG CTTGTGGGAAAAGATGCGCTAGCGGAAGGTGACAAAATCACATTGGAAACAGCTAAGCTATTGAGGGAAGACTACCTTGCTCAAAACGCGTTCACACC ATATGACAAGTTCTGCCCATTCTACAAGTCTGTGTGGATGATGCGTAACATTATCCATTTCTACAACCTAGCCAATCAG GCGGTTGAAAGAGCAGCTGGAATGGACGGTCAAAAGATTACCTACACTCTCATCAAGCATCGCTTGGGAGATCTATTCTACCGTTTAGT GTCTCAGAAGTTCGAAGATCCAGCAGAAGGGGAGGCTGCGCTAGTGGCGAAATTCAAGAAACTGTACGAGGATCTCAGTGCTGGATTCCGTGCCTTGGAGGATGAAACTCGGTAA
- the LOC103830507 gene encoding uncharacterized protein LOC103830507: protein MGNTIGTDIGGFIGNVFTAPFKATLGRSCLNVCSGPWDLSCFIEHFCLPDIAKLVLISGLCVIILMFVTLLFKLGICQCVVKSICKMSCAACAMYWFAIGEMIRCLWHSLTNTKRVYRRKRLRDIEAASYSYPSDDEPSSEDSTRPKQRRRRRTRRGSKHNHNRGSNRRLVRLKSRQMSIRVGGKSRRVRSGRKMKSSRVKVKKKILKVNDLV from the exons ATGGGCAACACTATAGGAACCGACATCGGTGGTTTTATTGGCAACGTATTCACAGCACCCTTCAAAGCCACACTTGGAAGATCCTGTCt AAATGTATGCTCAGGGCCATGGGATCTTTCATGTTTCATAGAACACTTCTGTCTTCCTGATATTGCCAAGCTCGTCCTGATCTCAGGCCTCTGTGTCATTA TTTTGATGTTCGTCACCCTCTTGTTCAAGCTTGGAATCTGCCAATGTGTTGTTAAAAGCATATGCAAAATGTCTTGCGCTGCTTGTGCAATGTACTGGTTCGCTATTGGAGAGATGATTCGTTGCTTGTGGCACAGTTTGACGAACACTAAACGTGTCTACCGCAGAAAACGTCTCCGTGACATCGAAGCCGCGAGTTACAGTTATCCAAGCGATGACGAACCAAGTTCAGAAGACAGCACTAGGCCGAAgcagagaagaaggagaagaacaaGACGAGGAAGCAAACACAATCATAACCGTGGCAGCAACCGTCGCCTTGTAAGGCTAAAGAGTAGACAAATGTCTATAAGAGTGGGAGGCAAATCAAGGAGAGTAAGAAGTGGTAGAAAAATGAAATCTAGTAGAGTGAAAGTTAAGAAGAAGATCCTCAAAGTCAATGATTTGgtttaa
- the LOC103830509 gene encoding uncharacterized protein LOC103830509, which translates to MFMTLAAANAVSFNSKLILFRIRCSDSNPKRGFGSKREEKDPSLLQRKSSSKQSVSAPRKAPGLNSQFEGKPGRSFDIDFEERLETIRRSALEKKKTEVVNEFGPIDYDAPAPVQTDQKTIGLGTKVGVGIAVVVFGLVFALGDFLPTGSDSPTEKTSVVKNKISEEEKATLQQRLKEFETTLDGAPNDQTALEGAAVTLTNLGEYSRAATLLEKLAKERPTDPDVFRLLGEVNFELKNYEGSIAAYKISEKVSKGIDLEVTRGLMNAYLAAKKPDEAVKFLLDTRERLNTRKTSTADSVSAETEPDLDPIQVELLLGKAYSDWGHISDAIAVYDRLITDHPEDFRGYLAKGILLKENGSRGDAERMFIQARFFAPDKAKAFVDRYSKL; encoded by the exons ATGTTCATGACACTAGCGGCGGCTAACGCCGTCTCGTTCAACTCAAAGCTTATCTTGTTTCGAATTCGCTGCTCGGATTCTAATCCAAAGCGCGGCTTTGGCTCTAAAAGG GAAGAGAAAGATCCATCCTTACTGCAAAG GAAATCGTCTTCGAAACAGTCTGTCTCTGCTCCCAGAA AGGCACCTGGTCTGAATTCTCAGTTTGAAGGCAAACCTGGTCGATCTTTCGATATAGACTTTGAGGAACGTCTTGAAACCATTAGAAG GTCAGCTCTTGAGAAGAAaaagactgaagtagttaatgaGTTTGGTCCGATAGACTATGATGCACCAGCTCCAGTCCAGACTGATCAGAAAACAATTGGTCTCGGTACCAAG GTTGGAGTTGGCATAGCTGTTGTTGTCTTTGGTTTAGTTTTTGCTCTTGGAGACTTTCTCCCCACAGGAAG TGATAGTCCAACCGAGAAGACCTCTgtggttaaaaataaaatttcggAAGAGGAGAAAGCCACGCTTCAG CAAAGGCTCAAAGAGTTTGAAACAACTCTCGATGGGGCTCCTAATGATCAAACTGCTCTAGAG GGTGCAGCTGTGACACTGACTAATCTAGGAGAGTATTCACGGGCTGCTACGCTTCTTGAGAAATTGGCTAAG GAGAGACCAACTGACCCTGATGTCTTTCGGTTGCTTGGAGAAGTAAATTTTGAACTTAAGAACTATGAAGGCAGTATCGCTGCTTACAAAATTTCTGAAAAG GTTTCTAAAGGCATTGATCTTGAAGTCACACGAGGCCTCATGAACGCTTATCTAGCTGCTAAGAAACCAGACGAG GCTGTCAAATTTCTTCTGGATACTCGCGAACGACTGAATACAAGGAAAACAAGCACAGCAGACAGTGTTTCCGCTGAAACTGAACCAGATCTAGACCCAATTCAG GTTGAGTTGCTTCTTGGAAAAGCTTACTCAGACTGGGGACATATCAGCGACGCTATAGCTGTTTATGACCGGCTTATCACTGATCATCCTGAAGACTTCCGAGGGTACTTGGCTAAG GGAATTTTACTGAAAGAAAATGGAAGCAGAGGAGATGCAGAGAGAATGTTCATCCAG GCACGGTTTTTCGCACCAGACAAAGCCAAGGCCTTTGTGGATAGATATTCGAAGCTGTGA